The proteins below are encoded in one region of Engystomops pustulosus chromosome 8, aEngPut4.maternal, whole genome shotgun sequence:
- the TBX6 gene encoding T-box transcription factor TBX6, translated as MYHSDLFQQYGPSYSMRPPHALPPTYPAANGHHEPYRYPELEVPPGQRYDGLFSALDTSQRILGAAPLTPLSLPPGPALGFGQPQPPCEAPRLPGNVKMILENRDLWKQFHAIGTEMIITKSGRRMFPQCKVSVSGLEPDGKYVLLADIVPVDNSRYKWQEDHWEPSGRAEPRLPERVYIHPDSPAPGSHWMKQPISFHKIKLTNNTLDQMGHIILHSMHRYQPRFHIVRAQDVFSRRWGGCSSFTFPETVFLTVTAYQNEKITQLKIQTNPFAKGFREDGLKNKRDRSVRVKRKPSSADQEEEQEPYPAVECKRPMYSGPCDSTLDISGGLALPLPSPDCSFHPITPPNPTPPSSGETAPAPLTITANQEEAAALEMNPQPDDNFMRPEGQAYPEMPAAQDASMYTCQSDSQAPGVSRPPNSLQRFPAAFPQDPPHLYDSQAEYRIYGQDLACAADYGPSSCAIPGREEEGGLRGYPKNPDLRFQHFLPNSGAKLGLQFSGPQIQRLYSGGGWM; from the exons ATGTATCACTCCGACCTGTTCCAGCAGTATGGACCTTCCTATTCCATGAGACCACCCCATGCCCTGCCGCCAACCTACCCTGCTGCCAATGGGCACCACGAGCCCTACAGATACCCAG AACTTGAGGTTCCGCCCGGTCAGCGTTATGATGGCCTCTTCTCCGCTCTGGATACttcccaaaggattctgggagCAGCgcctctcacccccctctcccttccCCCGGGGCCAGCTCTGGGGTTTGGGCAGCCGCAGCCCCCCTGTGAGGCGCCCCGACTTCCCGGGAATGTGAAGATGATCCTGGAAAACCGAGATCTCTGGAAACAGTTCCACGCCATAGGAACCGAGATGATTATTACAAAGTCTGGAAG GAGGATGTTCCCTCAGTGTAAGGTCAGCGTCTCTGGCCTGGAGCCAGATGGTAAATACGTCCTCCTCGCTGACATTGTCCCGGTGGACAACTCCCGATACAAGTGGCAGGAAGATCACTGGGAGCCGAGCGGAAGAGCAGAACCCCGGTTACCCGAGAGGGTCTACATCCACCCCGATTCCCCAGCGCCCGGATCCCACTGGATGAAGCAGCCCATCTCCTTCCACAAGATCAAGCTCACTAACAACACCTTGGACCAGATGGGTCAT ATTATCCTGCACTCCATGCATCGCTATCAGCCTCGCTTTCACATCGTCCGCGCCCAAGATGTGTTCAGCCGCCGATGGGGTGGCTGCTCCTCCTTCACCTTCCCAGAGACCGTCTTCCTGACTGTCACAGCCTACCAGAATGAGAAG ATAACGCAGCTGAAGATCCAAACAAATCCCTTCGCTAAAGGATTCAGGGAGGACGGACTCAAGAATAAGAG GGATCGTTCTGTTCGTGTAAAGCGGAAGCCGAGCAGCGCAgatcaggaggaggagcaggagccgtACCCGGCCG TGGAGTGTAAGCGGCCCATGTACTCAGGACCCTGCGACTCCACCCTGGACATCAGCGGGGGTCTGGCTCTGCCCCTCCCCAGTCCCGACTGCTCTTTCCACCCTATTACTCCACCAAATCCGACACCACCCTCCTCAGGGGAAACTGCCCCCGCGCCCCTGACGATCACAGCCAATCAGGAAGAAGCAGCCGCCCTGGAGATGAACCCCCAACCTGATGACAACTTCATGCGGCCGGAGGGTCAGGCCTATCCAGAGATGCCAGCCGCCCAGGATGCCAGCATGTACACGTG CCAAAGTGACTCTCAGGCCCCGGGGGTCAGCCGCCCCCCCAACAGCCTCCAGCGTTTCCCGGCCGCGTTCCCACAGGATCCGCCCCATCTCTACGACAGCCAAGCAGAATACAGGATTTACGGGCAGGACCTGGCCTGTGCAGCGGACTACGGACCCTCCTCCTGCGCCATTCCAGGTAGAGAAGAGGAAGGCGGCCTCAGAGGATACCCCAAAAACCCCGACCTCAGGTTCCAGCATTTCCTCCCCAATTCAGGGGCTAAACTCGGCCTGCAGTTCTCTGGTCCTCAGATTCAACGCCTGTATTCTGGGGGAGGATGGATGTGA